In Sphingobacterium zeae, one genomic interval encodes:
- the gyrA gene encoding DNA gyrase subunit A: protein MAEETENDNNLVPANDRIIPINIEDQMKSAYIDYSMSVIVSRALPDARDGMKPVHRRVLYGMLDLGVTSGKPYKKSARIVGDVLGKYHPHGDSSVYDTMVRMAQDWSLRYPLVDGQGNYGSIDGDPPAAMRYTEARLKKIAEEMLSDINKDTVDFQNNFDDSLQEPTVLPTRIPNLLVNGASGIAVGMATNMAPHNLTEVIDGTVAFIENRDIEIAELMQHIKGPDFPTGALIYGYAGVQDACNTGRGRIVMRAKAEIETTKSGREQIIVTEIPYQVNKANMIERTAELVNEKKLEGISAIRDESDRTGMRIVYDIKRDANANVVLNNLFKYTALQTSFSVNNIALVKGRPVLMNLKDMIHEFVEHRHDVIVRRTRYELAEAEKRAHILEGYLIALDHLDEVIKLIRNSETPEDARVGLMEKFGLSDLQARAILDMTLRRLTGLERDKIKEEYAELMKTIDYLKSVLEDEDLRMKIIKDELIEIKEKYGDERRSQIVHSAEDMRMEDFIDDEEIVITISHNSYVKRTPLSEYKRQGRGGRGSIGTNTREEDFTEHIITASAHNYMLLFTEAGRCFWLRAFEIPEGSRTSRGRALQNIINVPKEEKIKAFILVKNLKDQEYLENNFIIMCTKKGTIKKTSLEAYSRPRANGINAININEGDQLIEACLTTGSSEIVMALRSGRAIRFNESTVRPMGRTATGVHGITLSTESDEVIGMISVNDSETTVLVVSEKGYGKRTDIEDYRVTNRGGKGVKTINVTDKTGELVAIKGVTDAEDLMIINKSGIVIRIAVEGLRVMGRATQGVRLINLKDNDEIASITKVDREEELEESGLTEELTDNDDSTSEENKESNSEESTEPNEE from the coding sequence ATGGCTGAAGAAACAGAAAACGACAACAATCTTGTTCCGGCAAACGACCGGATTATCCCAATTAACATCGAGGATCAGATGAAGTCTGCTTACATTGACTATTCCATGTCTGTCATTGTATCAAGAGCGCTCCCTGATGCACGTGATGGCATGAAGCCAGTACACAGACGTGTTCTTTATGGAATGCTGGACTTAGGGGTTACCAGTGGCAAGCCTTACAAAAAGTCTGCCCGTATCGTTGGTGACGTATTAGGTAAGTATCACCCCCATGGTGATTCATCCGTTTATGACACCATGGTCCGTATGGCTCAAGATTGGAGTTTACGCTATCCGTTAGTAGACGGCCAAGGTAACTACGGTTCTATTGACGGCGATCCTCCTGCGGCTATGCGTTATACCGAAGCAAGATTAAAGAAAATTGCTGAAGAAATGCTATCCGATATCAACAAAGATACTGTTGATTTTCAAAATAACTTTGATGACTCTTTACAAGAGCCAACTGTTCTCCCTACTCGTATTCCCAATCTGCTCGTCAATGGGGCATCTGGTATTGCAGTCGGTATGGCTACGAATATGGCGCCACATAACCTTACTGAGGTTATCGATGGTACGGTAGCGTTCATTGAGAACCGTGATATCGAGATAGCCGAACTGATGCAACATATCAAAGGCCCTGACTTCCCTACGGGTGCACTTATCTATGGTTATGCGGGTGTTCAGGATGCCTGTAATACAGGACGCGGCCGGATTGTCATGCGGGCAAAAGCAGAGATAGAAACAACTAAATCTGGGCGGGAACAGATTATTGTAACCGAAATTCCCTATCAGGTGAACAAGGCCAACATGATCGAGCGTACGGCCGAGTTAGTGAATGAAAAGAAATTAGAAGGTATATCAGCCATCCGTGATGAATCTGACCGGACAGGTATGCGCATTGTATATGATATCAAACGTGATGCAAACGCAAACGTTGTTTTAAACAACCTGTTTAAATATACTGCACTACAAACCTCGTTCTCAGTTAATAACATCGCTCTAGTTAAAGGAAGGCCTGTCCTCATGAATCTGAAAGATATGATTCATGAATTTGTGGAACATAGACATGATGTTATCGTCAGACGTACACGCTATGAATTGGCTGAAGCAGAAAAACGTGCGCATATCTTAGAGGGATATTTGATTGCGTTGGATCATTTGGACGAGGTAATCAAATTAATCCGTAACTCCGAAACACCTGAAGATGCTCGCGTTGGATTAATGGAGAAATTTGGTCTTTCTGATCTTCAGGCCCGTGCAATTCTTGATATGACTTTACGCCGTCTTACGGGACTGGAACGGGATAAGATCAAAGAAGAATATGCTGAATTGATGAAAACAATCGACTATTTAAAGTCAGTTTTAGAAGATGAAGATCTTCGAATGAAGATTATCAAAGATGAGTTGATTGAGATCAAAGAGAAATATGGAGACGAACGTAGATCACAGATTGTACACTCAGCTGAAGATATGCGTATGGAAGATTTTATTGATGACGAAGAAATCGTGATTACAATCTCCCACAATAGTTACGTCAAACGTACTCCACTATCCGAATACAAGCGGCAGGGCCGCGGCGGTCGTGGATCGATTGGTACGAATACACGTGAAGAGGATTTTACGGAGCACATCATTACAGCATCTGCACATAATTATATGCTCCTATTCACCGAGGCTGGGCGTTGTTTTTGGTTGAGAGCTTTTGAAATTCCGGAAGGAAGCCGCACCTCGAGAGGTCGTGCACTCCAGAATATTATCAACGTTCCAAAAGAGGAGAAAATAAAGGCGTTTATATTAGTGAAGAATTTGAAAGACCAAGAATATCTGGAAAACAACTTCATCATTATGTGTACGAAGAAAGGTACCATCAAAAAGACATCTTTAGAAGCGTATTCTCGTCCACGAGCTAACGGTATCAACGCCATTAATATCAATGAAGGAGACCAGTTGATCGAAGCTTGTTTAACTACTGGAAGCAGTGAAATCGTTATGGCGCTTCGTTCTGGTAGAGCCATTCGTTTTAACGAGTCCACTGTCCGACCAATGGGAAGAACTGCGACTGGGGTACATGGTATCACATTATCAACTGAAAGTGATGAAGTGATTGGCATGATTAGTGTGAATGATTCTGAAACAACGGTACTGGTCGTTTCAGAAAAAGGATATGGAAAACGTACAGACATCGAAGATTATCGGGTGACCAATCGTGGTGGTAAAGGCGTAAAAACGATCAACGTTACTGATAAAACAGGCGAACTCGTTGCCATAAAGGGCGTAACAGATGCCGAGGATTTAATGATTATCAATAAATCTGGCATCGTTATCCGTATTGCGGTTGAAGGATTAAGGGTGATGGGTCGAGCCACGCAGGGTGTAAGGCTCATTAATTTGAAAGATAACGATGAGATCGCCTCTATTACAAAAGTCGATCGTGAAGAAGAACTAGAAGAGTCTGGCTTAACTGAAGAGTTAACCGATAACGACGATTCTACATCGGAAGAGAACAAGGAATCAAACTCCGAAGAAAGCACGGAACCAAACGAAGAATAA
- a CDS encoding heavy metal translocating P-type ATPase, whose translation MKESNVHTELHVTGMHCANCAISIHKYLEKNGAKDINVDFAADEVKFSDIPQEQIPMLIEGIESLGYKVIDDQDDKPGFWHSIEFKFFCCLIFTVPLWSHMFTAYPLLHDPYIQLCFCIPVYVIGFSYFGISALRSLWNKMPNMDVLILVGSTAAFIYSLIGTGYNLGHDYQFYETCATIITLVFLGNVLEKRAVKKTTSAIKDLIKYQNVDAIKIDGDQEITILAKEIKSGDILKVNTGNQIPVDGDILEGQGWVDESMLTGESMPVEKLKYHAVIGGTLLTEGNIRIVATKVGSKSVLYQIIQLIKDAQSKKPPIQKFGDKVAAYFVPIVVSISFFTFFITYFIAQLPMQQSLMNAIATLVVSCPCAMGLATPTAVMVGLGRAAKKGILIRGGSTMEEMSELKQMVFDKTGTLTTGDFNIKAIQTFGIEQSQVESIIAQLESYSSHPIAKSIRKQLKEIKPFRIIFKEVHEIRGKGIFATDTNGNSYSICNAKLGSKDYSNRYDLTLTINEVVIAGIVLEDQLKPYAKELIQYLKDKGIRPILLSGDRQSKCERTAQKLGIADVYWDKSPEEKLEILHKLKKKGPTAMVGDGINDAPALTAADVGISLGDSTHVAIQSAKVILLNSDLRSIEKLLKIGHHTLLAIKQNLFWAFAYNIVAIPLAALGFLGPMVAALSMAFSNLIVIGNSARLRFKKLK comes from the coding sequence ATGAAGGAATCCAACGTGCATACTGAACTACATGTAACCGGAATGCACTGCGCAAATTGTGCTATTTCAATCCACAAATACCTGGAAAAAAACGGAGCTAAAGACATCAATGTTGATTTTGCCGCTGATGAAGTCAAATTTTCCGATATTCCTCAGGAACAAATACCTATGCTGATTGAAGGGATTGAGTCTTTAGGATACAAAGTAATCGATGATCAGGATGATAAGCCTGGCTTTTGGCACTCCATTGAATTTAAGTTCTTCTGTTGTTTGATCTTTACTGTACCGCTATGGAGCCATATGTTTACGGCGTATCCTTTACTCCATGATCCATATATCCAGCTCTGTTTCTGTATACCTGTATATGTTATCGGCTTTTCCTATTTCGGGATCAGTGCGTTACGATCCCTTTGGAATAAGATGCCAAATATGGATGTGCTCATATTAGTCGGATCTACTGCTGCTTTTATCTATAGTCTGATTGGCACAGGCTACAATCTTGGGCACGATTATCAATTTTACGAAACCTGTGCTACAATCATTACATTGGTTTTTTTAGGAAACGTATTGGAAAAACGGGCTGTAAAGAAAACCACCTCTGCAATCAAAGATCTGATTAAGTACCAGAACGTGGATGCGATTAAGATCGATGGGGATCAGGAAATAACCATATTGGCCAAAGAAATTAAATCTGGTGATATTCTAAAGGTGAACACAGGAAATCAGATCCCGGTCGACGGCGATATTTTGGAAGGACAAGGCTGGGTAGACGAGTCAATGTTAACAGGAGAAAGTATGCCCGTTGAAAAACTGAAGTATCATGCTGTGATTGGCGGCACATTGCTGACCGAGGGTAATATCAGAATTGTCGCAACCAAAGTGGGATCTAAAAGTGTGCTCTATCAAATCATCCAGTTGATCAAAGACGCTCAAAGTAAAAAACCTCCTATTCAAAAATTCGGCGATAAGGTAGCCGCTTATTTTGTACCGATCGTTGTCAGTATCTCGTTCTTCACTTTTTTTATCACGTATTTTATCGCACAGCTACCAATGCAACAATCTTTGATGAATGCAATAGCCACCCTGGTTGTATCGTGCCCTTGTGCAATGGGACTAGCAACTCCTACGGCTGTTATGGTCGGATTGGGTAGAGCGGCAAAAAAAGGTATACTAATCAGAGGTGGAAGCACTATGGAGGAAATGTCCGAACTCAAACAAATGGTATTTGACAAAACTGGCACACTAACAACTGGCGATTTTAATATCAAAGCAATTCAAACATTTGGTATTGAACAATCTCAGGTCGAATCGATCATAGCACAGTTGGAAAGTTATTCTAGCCACCCTATAGCGAAGTCGATCCGAAAGCAGCTGAAGGAAATCAAACCCTTCCGTATTATCTTCAAGGAAGTCCATGAGATACGAGGAAAGGGGATATTTGCCACAGATACCAATGGAAATAGTTATTCCATTTGCAATGCTAAACTTGGATCAAAGGATTATTCAAACCGTTATGACCTTACATTAACAATTAACGAAGTGGTTATAGCGGGTATTGTACTTGAGGATCAACTAAAACCTTACGCAAAAGAACTAATCCAATATCTCAAAGATAAGGGTATACGCCCTATTCTGTTGAGCGGCGATCGTCAAAGTAAATGTGAGCGCACAGCGCAGAAGCTTGGTATTGCCGACGTATATTGGGATAAATCACCGGAGGAAAAGTTAGAAATCTTACATAAGCTTAAAAAGAAAGGCCCAACGGCAATGGTTGGTGATGGTATCAACGATGCGCCCGCACTTACTGCAGCAGATGTGGGCATTTCTCTCGGGGATTCGACTCATGTTGCGATTCAGTCAGCCAAAGTCATCCTACTGAATAGTGATCTCCGGTCCATTGAAAAGCTACTCAAGATCGGTCACCACACCTTACTGGCAATTAAACAAAATCTTTTTTGGGCTTTTGCATACAATATTGTCGCCATCCCTCTCGCTGCCCTTGGTTTCCTCGGTCCTATGGTGGCAGCCCTAAGCATGGCGTTTTCGAACTTAATTGTAATCGGCAATTCGGCCCGTCTGCGCTTTAAGAAATTGAAATAA